A genomic window from Pirellulales bacterium includes:
- the rph gene encoding ribonuclease PH → MRKDNRQPGELRPIRITRGFTRSSPGSVLIQAGGTTVLCTASIDPKVPEWMAGKGRGWLTAEYNMLPGSTRPRKKRERDGRLDGRTTEIQRLIGRSLRAVADLDALGERSILVDCDVLEADGGTRTASITGAFIALVDALVSLEAPAGPNAPEQSSFSGEAARRLPLPLGEVRGEGAAPSIAAVSSLAANAPPLLSRVLTSSVAAVSIGLVAGEPLLDLDYSEDSAAAFDMNLVLTGAGQFIEIQGTGEEATFSEYELAQLIALGRQGIERLTAIQRETLGALWPWA, encoded by the coding sequence ATGCGCAAAGACAACCGCCAACCTGGCGAACTTCGCCCCATCCGCATCACGCGCGGTTTCACGCGATCCTCACCGGGAAGCGTGCTAATTCAAGCCGGAGGGACAACAGTGCTCTGCACGGCTTCGATCGATCCGAAAGTGCCCGAGTGGATGGCCGGCAAGGGGCGCGGCTGGCTCACCGCCGAATACAACATGCTCCCCGGCAGCACCCGCCCGCGAAAAAAGCGCGAGCGCGATGGCCGGCTCGATGGCCGCACGACCGAAATCCAGCGGCTCATCGGCCGAAGCCTGCGAGCGGTCGCCGATCTCGATGCGCTCGGCGAGCGCTCGATCCTCGTCGACTGCGACGTTCTGGAAGCCGATGGCGGCACCCGCACTGCCAGCATCACCGGCGCGTTCATCGCCCTGGTCGATGCCCTAGTGTCCCTCGAAGCGCCGGCAGGGCCCAACGCGCCGGAGCAATCCTCTTTCAGCGGCGAAGCCGCGCGACGTCTCCCTCTCCCCCTGGGAGAGGTCCGGGGTGAGGGTGCCGCGCCGAGCATCGCGGCAGTTTCGTCACTCGCCGCGAACGCGCCGCCGCTCCTCTCCCGCGTCCTGACCTCGAGCGTCGCGGCCGTCAGCATCGGCCTCGTCGCCGGCGAACCGCTCCTCGATCTCGACTATAGCGAAGATTCCGCCGCGGCGTTCGACATGAACCTCGTCCTAACCGGCGCGGGCCAATTCATCGAAATCCAAGGTACCGGCGAAGAAGCCACGTTCTCCGAATACGAATTGGCCCAACTCATCGCGCTCGGCCGCCAAGGAATCGAGCGGCTCACCGCTATTCAGCGTGAGACGCTCGGCGCACTCTGGCCGTGGGCATGA